Proteins encoded in a region of the Methylobacterium radiotolerans JCM 2831 genome:
- the flgK gene encoding flagellar hook-associated protein FlgK, whose protein sequence is MGLSVALNAARGSLQANAIQTDVVSRNVAGAYDPSYSRKIASVITTDGPVRVVINRASSTALFDRMMGSTSELAGYQAVLDGLTSLEDTVGDTDAGRSIAAKVGALNIALGDAAGEPNDINLAKAAVAAARDLARALNQASSKIQATRLNADHEIRTSVTTINDLLRKFDAANSAVVLGTVRGEDISDALDNRDKILAQLSQEIGISTIVRENNDMAIYADNGSPLFERGPRTVTFESTAAFVPGTAGKAVFVDGVQVTGHGSVMPLQTGRIVGQMTVRDDLTVTYQKQLDAIAGGLIAALAETDSTSLGGTPLAGLLTYPGGPALPAAGTVGLAGTIRVNPAADPEQGGNPFTLRDGGMNAGPQYAYNTTNAAAFAEHLRALRAALGAERTFLPDSELPHAATLQVAAETSASWLEATRQGASKQVDRESALLDSASTALSNATGVNRDDEVATMLQLEKSYAASAKLIATVNAMLQSLLDAVR, encoded by the coding sequence ATGGGCCTCTCCGTTGCACTCAACGCCGCGCGCGGCTCCCTGCAGGCGAACGCGATCCAGACGGACGTGGTCTCGCGCAACGTCGCGGGCGCCTACGATCCCTCCTACTCGCGCAAGATCGCGTCAGTGATCACGACGGACGGCCCGGTCCGGGTCGTCATCAACCGCGCCAGCAGCACGGCCCTGTTCGACCGGATGATGGGCAGCACCTCGGAACTCGCCGGTTATCAGGCGGTTCTGGACGGCCTCACGAGCCTGGAGGACACGGTCGGCGACACGGATGCGGGCCGGTCCATCGCCGCCAAGGTGGGCGCCCTGAACATCGCCCTGGGCGATGCCGCCGGCGAGCCCAACGACATCAATCTGGCGAAGGCCGCCGTGGCGGCGGCCCGGGACCTGGCGCGCGCCCTGAACCAGGCGAGCAGCAAGATCCAGGCAACGCGCCTGAATGCCGATCACGAAATTCGGACTTCCGTCACGACGATCAACGACCTGCTCCGAAAGTTCGACGCCGCCAACAGTGCTGTCGTCCTCGGGACCGTGCGGGGCGAGGATATCAGCGACGCCCTAGATAACCGCGACAAGATCCTCGCCCAGCTCTCGCAGGAGATCGGCATCAGCACGATCGTCCGCGAGAACAACGACATGGCGATCTATGCCGATAACGGGTCGCCCCTGTTCGAGCGCGGGCCCCGGACGGTCACGTTCGAGTCGACAGCGGCCTTCGTCCCGGGAACGGCCGGCAAGGCGGTCTTCGTCGACGGCGTGCAGGTGACCGGCCACGGGTCCGTCATGCCCCTGCAGACCGGTCGCATCGTGGGACAGATGACCGTCCGCGACGACCTCACGGTCACGTACCAGAAGCAGCTGGACGCGATCGCCGGCGGGTTGATCGCCGCCTTGGCGGAAACCGACAGCACGTCGCTGGGCGGCACGCCGCTGGCAGGGCTGCTCACCTATCCGGGGGGCCCCGCCCTTCCCGCCGCGGGGACGGTGGGGCTGGCCGGCACGATCCGCGTCAACCCGGCCGCCGATCCCGAGCAGGGCGGCAACCCGTTCACCCTGCGCGATGGCGGCATGAACGCGGGCCCGCAATACGCCTACAACACCACGAATGCGGCGGCCTTCGCCGAACACCTCAGGGCCCTCCGCGCCGCGCTGGGCGCGGAGCGGACGTTCCTGCCGGACTCGGAACTGCCGCACGCGGCCACGCTGCAGGTGGCCGCGGAGACCTCGGCGAGCTGGCTCGAGGCCACCCGGCAGGGCGCATCGAAGCAGGTGGACCGGGAATCCGCGCTCCTGGACAGCGCGTCGACCGCCCTCTCGAACGCCACCGGCGTGAATCGCGACGACGAGGTGGCGACGATGCTTCAGCTCGAGAAGTCGTACGCGGCGTCCGCGAAGCTGATCGCGACGGTCAACGCGATGCTCCAATCCCTTCTCGATGCCGTGAGATAA
- the flgF gene encoding flagellar basal-body rod protein FlgF, with protein MQSSLYVTLSAQMALEQRLNTVAANVANLGTVGYRAEEVKFETILSQAGHRDVAFATPGETFLSRKAGPLIKTDSPLDVGLQGDGWLAVRGPRGMVYTRDGRMQVTAAGDLQDLDGRAILDPGGSPLTVDPEGPPLTIGQDGIVSQGTNQIGALGVFRLDPAAKLTRVAGGAVASDVPGRPILDFNQRDETTVRVQQGFQEGANVNPVMEMSRLIEITRAFQSAAAAVAESESSLQDAIRGLGPTA; from the coding sequence ATGCAGTCGTCGCTCTACGTCACGCTGTCCGCCCAGATGGCGCTCGAGCAGCGCCTGAACACGGTGGCCGCCAACGTCGCCAATCTCGGGACGGTCGGGTACCGGGCGGAAGAGGTGAAGTTCGAGACGATCCTGTCCCAAGCGGGTCACCGCGACGTCGCCTTCGCGACGCCGGGCGAGACGTTCCTCTCACGCAAGGCCGGCCCGCTGATCAAGACGGATTCCCCGCTCGATGTCGGCCTTCAGGGCGACGGCTGGCTGGCCGTGCGCGGGCCGCGGGGCATGGTCTACACGCGGGACGGCCGCATGCAGGTCACGGCCGCCGGCGACCTTCAGGATCTCGACGGGCGCGCCATCCTGGATCCCGGCGGGTCGCCGCTGACCGTCGACCCGGAAGGGCCGCCGCTCACGATCGGCCAGGACGGGATCGTCTCCCAGGGCACCAACCAGATCGGGGCGCTCGGCGTGTTCCGGCTGGACCCCGCCGCGAAGCTGACGCGCGTCGCCGGCGGCGCGGTGGCGTCCGACGTTCCGGGCCGGCCGATCCTCGACTTCAACCAGCGCGACGAGACGACGGTCCGGGTCCAGCAGGGCTTCCAAGAGGGCGCCAACGTCAATCCGGTCATGGAGATGTCGCGGCTCATCGAGATCACGCGCGCTTTCCAGAGCGCGGCGGCCGCGGTGGCGGAATCGGAATCGTCGCTGCAGGACGCCATCCGCGGCCTCGGCCCGACCGCGTGA
- the fliI gene encoding flagellar protein export ATPase FliI, producing the protein MNALDRVAAMLGRRDDPPLIRIGGSVREIGAGHCRIRIAVPLLRLGDRMRIEAAGREIDGEVVRIDEDGVILKPFEGRIEAGLGAPAYRVPTSGARPCEAWKDRVVNALGTPIDGKGDLPTGTRAMPLDADPPPAMARSRVDSPLRTGVRAMDLFTPLCAAQRIGIFAGSGVGKTTLLSMLARCSGFDAVVVALVGERGREVREFLEGPMRESRSRAVVVVATGDESPMMRRQAPKLAFAVAEYFRDQGQSVLLVLDSVTRFAHAAREVALAAGEPPVARGYPPSVFGDLPRLLERAGPGLDGGGAITGLFSVLVDGDDHNDPVADSIRGTLDGHIVLDRAIADQGRYPAIDVLGSISRLADRVWTEQQRQLVRMLKSLIARYEDSRDLRLMGGYHVGADPELDQAVALVPKIYDALRQDPTDPQSLDAFLDLATALRS; encoded by the coding sequence ATGAACGCCCTCGACCGCGTCGCCGCCATGCTGGGGCGTCGGGACGATCCCCCCCTCATCCGGATCGGCGGGTCGGTCAGGGAGATCGGCGCGGGCCATTGCCGGATCCGCATCGCCGTGCCGCTCCTGAGACTCGGCGACCGCATGCGGATCGAGGCCGCGGGCCGCGAGATCGACGGCGAGGTTGTGCGGATCGACGAAGATGGCGTGATCCTCAAGCCGTTCGAGGGCCGGATCGAGGCCGGCCTGGGGGCGCCGGCCTACCGGGTGCCGACCTCCGGAGCTCGGCCCTGCGAGGCGTGGAAGGACCGGGTCGTCAACGCCCTCGGGACACCGATCGACGGGAAGGGGGATCTTCCGACGGGCACGCGGGCGATGCCGCTGGACGCGGACCCGCCGCCCGCGATGGCGCGGTCGCGGGTGGACAGCCCGCTCCGGACCGGCGTGCGGGCGATGGACCTGTTCACGCCGCTCTGCGCGGCCCAGCGGATCGGCATTTTTGCCGGCTCAGGGGTCGGGAAGACGACGCTGCTCTCCATGCTCGCCCGCTGCTCGGGGTTCGACGCCGTCGTCGTCGCCCTGGTGGGCGAGCGCGGACGCGAGGTGCGGGAGTTCCTCGAGGGCCCGATGCGGGAGAGCCGGTCGCGCGCGGTCGTCGTCGTCGCGACGGGCGACGAGAGCCCGATGATGCGTCGGCAGGCCCCGAAGCTCGCCTTCGCGGTCGCCGAGTATTTCCGGGACCAGGGCCAGTCCGTCCTGCTCGTGCTCGATTCGGTGACGCGCTTCGCCCATGCCGCCCGCGAGGTGGCGCTGGCCGCCGGCGAGCCGCCCGTTGCGCGGGGCTACCCGCCGAGCGTGTTCGGCGATCTGCCGCGCCTGCTGGAGCGGGCCGGTCCCGGCCTGGACGGGGGCGGGGCGATCACCGGACTCTTCTCGGTGCTGGTCGACGGGGACGACCACAACGATCCCGTGGCCGACAGTATCCGCGGAACCCTCGACGGACACATCGTCCTCGACCGGGCCATCGCCGACCAGGGCCGCTACCCGGCGATCGACGTGCTCGGCTCGATCTCCCGCCTCGCCGACCGCGTCTGGACCGAGCAGCAGCGCCAGCTCGTGCGCATGCTCAAGAGCCTGATCGCGCGTTACGAGGATTCCCGGGATCTGCGCCTGATGGGCGGCTACCATGTCGGGGCCGACCCGGAGCTGGATCAGGCGGTCGCCCTGGTCCCGAAGATCTACGACGCCCTGCGGCAGGACCCGACCGATCCGCAGAGCCTCGACGCCTTTCTAGATCTCGCAACCGCGCTGCGGAGCTGA
- a CDS encoding flagellar hook protein FlgE, protein MGLYGVLHAGVSGMNAQSNRLGTVADNIQNQNTTGYKRASTEFSSLLIDPSPGSYDAGSVDTVVRHRISEEGTGTATNSPTDLTIKGNGFFVVKDGSGRSYLTRAGNFVVDGQTGDLVNAAGMRLQGYSLANGEPSVSLNSFDGMMNVNVAKLAMKTSPSTAGTLEGNLFSDTPIATNPPGYSLKSSITTYDNLGHPFKADLYFAKTANNTWQVTAYDASLPGNYPGTPLGGPTTLTFNAFGQIAGAPKLNFTVPNGQPFTLDLSPLSQVADVAQVSDIKARSVNGNAASAVEGADIDTDGTVYAIYRDGSRRAAFRIPVASVGSPDNLTPRAGNVFDVNPESGPAQIGFANVGGRGHIQSKMLENSTVDLGNELATMIEAQTTYGANSKVFQTGSEMLELLVNLKR, encoded by the coding sequence ATGGGCCTGTATGGTGTGCTGCACGCCGGTGTTTCCGGCATGAACGCGCAGTCCAACAGACTGGGAACAGTTGCCGACAACATCCAGAATCAGAACACGACCGGGTACAAGCGCGCGTCGACGGAGTTCTCGTCGCTCCTGATCGACCCCAGCCCCGGATCATACGATGCGGGATCCGTCGACACGGTGGTCCGGCACAGGATCAGCGAAGAGGGCACCGGGACCGCCACGAACTCGCCGACGGATCTCACCATCAAGGGCAACGGCTTCTTCGTGGTGAAGGACGGGTCCGGACGATCCTATCTGACCCGGGCCGGAAACTTCGTGGTCGACGGGCAGACGGGCGATCTCGTCAATGCCGCCGGCATGCGCCTCCAGGGCTACAGCCTGGCGAATGGCGAGCCGAGCGTGTCGCTGAACAGCTTCGACGGGATGATGAACGTCAACGTGGCGAAGCTGGCGATGAAGACGAGCCCGTCCACGGCCGGGACGCTCGAAGGCAACCTGTTCAGCGACACCCCGATCGCGACCAACCCGCCGGGCTACTCGCTGAAGAGTTCGATCACGACCTACGACAATCTCGGCCACCCCTTCAAGGCCGATCTCTACTTCGCCAAGACGGCCAACAACACGTGGCAGGTCACGGCCTACGATGCCAGCTTGCCGGGGAACTATCCCGGAACACCGCTCGGGGGGCCGACGACGCTGACCTTCAACGCGTTCGGCCAGATCGCGGGCGCGCCGAAGCTGAACTTCACCGTCCCGAACGGGCAGCCCTTCACCCTCGACCTGTCGCCGCTGTCGCAGGTGGCGGACGTCGCACAGGTCAGCGACATCAAAGCCCGGTCCGTCAACGGAAACGCGGCCAGCGCCGTCGAGGGCGCCGACATCGACACGGACGGCACGGTCTACGCGATCTACAGGGACGGATCGCGCCGCGCGGCCTTCCGGATCCCGGTGGCGAGCGTCGGGAGTCCGGACAATCTGACTCCCCGTGCCGGCAACGTCTTCGACGTCAACCCCGAATCGGGGCCGGCGCAGATCGGCTTCGCCAATGTCGGCGGCCGCGGCCACATCCAGTCGAAGATGCTCGAGAACTCGACCGTCGATCTCGGCAACGAGCTGGCGACGATGATCGAGGCGCAGACGACCTACGGCGCCAACTCGAAAGTCTTCCAGACCGGCTCGGAGATGCTCGAGCTTCTCGTCAACCTGAAGCGCTGA